One window of Rhinoraja longicauda isolate Sanriku21f chromosome 9, sRhiLon1.1, whole genome shotgun sequence genomic DNA carries:
- the nkx2.2b gene encoding NK2 homeobox 2b isoform X1 has translation MRVSLFFNSELRGGGREKPVLQLSLHKFGQNMSLTNTKTGFSVKDILDLPDTNDEEGSAAEATEEDGEASASPKTSGFARQSSLETVQRLPLKNPFYDSADNPYTRWLATTESIQYSLHGISTSNSKQQSSSSKSSDPSADESQDNATETSSNDSESGKKRKRRVLFSKAQTYELERRFRQQRYLSAPEREHLASLIRLTPTQVKIWFQNHRYKMKRARAEKGMDVNPLPSPRRVAVPVLVRDGKPCHASMVTNALKAQDLATATFQTSIAFPAYTTQSLQHMQYNTHFSSASNPQYHTHPLVQSQQWTW, from the exons atgagaGTGTCTCTCTTTTTCAACAGCGaattgagagggggggggagagaaaagccGGTGCTGCAACTTTCCTTGCATAAATTTGGCCAGAATATGTCGCTTACCAACACAAAGACGGGCTTCTCAGTAAAGGACATCTTAGACCTCCCGGATACCAACGATGAGGAGGGCTCGGCGGCGGAGGCTACGGAGGAAGACGGCGAGGCTTCCGCGTCGCCCAAAACTTCGGGGTTTGCCAGGCAAAGTTCGCTGGAAACTGTACAGAGGCTCCCGCTGAAGAACCCCTTTTACGATAGCGCCGATAATCCGTACACCCGGTGGCTGGCCACAACCGAGAGCATCCAATATTCCT TACACGGAATTTCAACAAGCAACTCAAAACAGCAAAGCTCCTCGAGTAAGTCTTCGGATCCTTCGGCGGACGAGTCGCAGGATAACGCAACCGAGACTTCAAGCAACGACAGCGAGTCGGGCAAGAAGAGGAAACGGCGGGTACTCTTTTCCAAAGCGCAGACTTACGAACTGGAGAGGCGTTTCAGGCAACAGAGATACCTGTCGGCGCCCGAGAGAGAGCACCTTGCCAGCCTGATCAGACTCACGCCCACCCAGGTGAAGATATGGTTTCAAAACCACAGGTATAAGATGAAGCGGGCCAGAGCCGAGAAAGGTATGGACGTGAATCCTCTACCCTCACCCAGAAGAGTGGCCGTGCCGGTTCTAGTGAGGGACGGCAAACCATGTCACGCTAGTATGGTGACGAACGCTCTCAAAGCCCAGGACTTGGCTACGGCCACCTTCCAAACCAGCATCGCCTTCCCAGCTTATACCACTCAGTCCCTCCAACACATGCAATACAACACCCATTTCAGCTCTGCCAGTAATCCCCAGTATCACACACACCCTCTGGTCCAGAGCCAGCAATGGACTTGGTGA
- the nkx2.2b gene encoding NK2 homeobox 2b isoform X2: MSLTNTKTGFSVKDILDLPDTNDEEGSAAEATEEDGEASASPKTSGFARQSSLETVQRLPLKNPFYDSADNPYTRWLATTESIQYSLHGISTSNSKQQSSSSKSSDPSADESQDNATETSSNDSESGKKRKRRVLFSKAQTYELERRFRQQRYLSAPEREHLASLIRLTPTQVKIWFQNHRYKMKRARAEKGMDVNPLPSPRRVAVPVLVRDGKPCHASMVTNALKAQDLATATFQTSIAFPAYTTQSLQHMQYNTHFSSASNPQYHTHPLVQSQQWTW; this comes from the exons ATGTCGCTTACCAACACAAAGACGGGCTTCTCAGTAAAGGACATCTTAGACCTCCCGGATACCAACGATGAGGAGGGCTCGGCGGCGGAGGCTACGGAGGAAGACGGCGAGGCTTCCGCGTCGCCCAAAACTTCGGGGTTTGCCAGGCAAAGTTCGCTGGAAACTGTACAGAGGCTCCCGCTGAAGAACCCCTTTTACGATAGCGCCGATAATCCGTACACCCGGTGGCTGGCCACAACCGAGAGCATCCAATATTCCT TACACGGAATTTCAACAAGCAACTCAAAACAGCAAAGCTCCTCGAGTAAGTCTTCGGATCCTTCGGCGGACGAGTCGCAGGATAACGCAACCGAGACTTCAAGCAACGACAGCGAGTCGGGCAAGAAGAGGAAACGGCGGGTACTCTTTTCCAAAGCGCAGACTTACGAACTGGAGAGGCGTTTCAGGCAACAGAGATACCTGTCGGCGCCCGAGAGAGAGCACCTTGCCAGCCTGATCAGACTCACGCCCACCCAGGTGAAGATATGGTTTCAAAACCACAGGTATAAGATGAAGCGGGCCAGAGCCGAGAAAGGTATGGACGTGAATCCTCTACCCTCACCCAGAAGAGTGGCCGTGCCGGTTCTAGTGAGGGACGGCAAACCATGTCACGCTAGTATGGTGACGAACGCTCTCAAAGCCCAGGACTTGGCTACGGCCACCTTCCAAACCAGCATCGCCTTCCCAGCTTATACCACTCAGTCCCTCCAACACATGCAATACAACACCCATTTCAGCTCTGCCAGTAATCCCCAGTATCACACACACCCTCTGGTCCAGAGCCAGCAATGGACTTGGTGA